A region of Gemmatimonadales bacterium DNA encodes the following proteins:
- a CDS encoding DUF721 domain-containing protein, which produces MARYARKGAPARVSDVLAGFLKSAGIARRVEQATIVEEWPRLVGPEIARAAVCESVTQDGTLFVRVKSSAWRQELSLMTPDIMARINAGRKKGRIERIRWIVGSGERGAGP; this is translated from the coding sequence ATGGCGCGGTACGCGCGTAAGGGCGCGCCGGCGCGGGTGTCGGATGTGCTCGCGGGCTTTCTCAAGTCCGCCGGCATCGCCCGGCGCGTCGAGCAGGCCACGATCGTCGAAGAGTGGCCCAGGCTGGTGGGGCCGGAGATCGCGCGCGCCGCGGTGTGCGAATCGGTGACCCAGGACGGGACGCTGTTCGTGCGGGTGAAGTCGAGTGCGTGGAGGCAGGAGCTGAGTCTGATGACGCCGGATATCATGGCGAGGATCAACGCGGGACGGAAGAAAGGGCGGATCGAGAGGATCAGGTGGATCGTCGGGAGCGGGGAGCGGGGAGCCGGACCGTGA